Proteins found in one Pelobates fuscus isolate aPelFus1 chromosome 10, aPelFus1.pri, whole genome shotgun sequence genomic segment:
- the SIRT1 gene encoding NAD-dependent protein deacetylase sirtuin-1, with translation MGDSYLGGGKMADPGRLDFNHTGAPCHIPKGSGEPGPKRQRLEAGEGGPPAAAESEAKEALPAVSAQPGGGEASAGLSAKPRAHNSSGLQGLPGDQRQMLLLMVQGEEEQEEEEEEGAGALANGELTDQAIDYGASIHLDDDLAGGFHSCDSDDEEDRASHASSSDWTPKPCIGPYTFVQRHLMMGTDPRTILKDLLPDSVAPPDLDDMTLWQIVINILSDPPKRKKRKDINTIEDAVRLLQQSKKIMVLTGAGVSVSCGIPDFRSRDGIYARLAVDFPDLPNPQAMFDIEYFRKDPRPFFKFAKEIFPGQFQPSLCHKFIAMLDKEEKLLRNYTQNIDTLEQVAGIERIIQCHGSFAMASCLICKYKVDCEAVREDIFNQIVPRCPRCSADEPLAIMKPDIVFFGENLPEQFHRAMKYDKNEVDLLIVIGSSLKVRPVALIPSSIPHEVPQILINREPLPHLHFDIELLGDCDVVINELCERLDGKYKQLCSSSLKLSQITEKPTRPNKMLPVLPETLLSSSLHTGYDSGNLLQPDPSLTEPNNNCKLSEPNKTMECSKGCVVENTATLNEENTESQGTLSQSELSDSTERETQPSKEGQPEKSEKESSDPSKKTVANKLAKEQISKRLDGTQYLFLSPNRYIFHGAEVFSDSDDDLSSSSCGTNSDSESLHSPSLQEPVEEESENEDFYHVKYDNDSDTENRVGFEDEAGTVVIYDDDLANGGSSEKV, from the exons ATGGGCGACTCCTACTTAGGCGGTGGGAAGATGGCGGACCCAGGTCGGTTAGATTTCAACCACACCGGCGCCCCGTGCCATATCCCGAAAGGAAGCGGCGAGCCCGGCCCCAAAAGGCAACGATTGGAGGCCGGTGAGGGCGGGCCGCCGGCTGCCGCCGAGAGCGAGGCGAAGGAAGCTCTCCCCGCGGTGTCTGCCCAGCCGGGAGGAGGGGAGGCCTCTGCAGGGCTGTCTGCCAAACCCAGAGCGCACAATAGCTCCGGGCTGCAAGGCCTTCCTGGGGACCAGAGACAAATGCTGCTGCTGATGGTGCAGGGGGAGGaggagcaggaggaggaggaggaggagggggctgGAGCACTGGCGAATGGTGAGCTCACAGACCAAGCCATTGATTATGGAG CAAGCATTCATCTAGATGATGATCTGGCCGGTGGCTTCCATTCTTGTGACAGTGATGATGAAGAGGATAGGGCTTCACATGCCAGCTCAAGTGACTGGACTCCAAAACCTTGCATAG GCCCGTACACATTCGTTCAGCGACATCTGATGATGGGAACCGATCCCAGGACAATTCTTAAGGATCTCCTACCCGATTCTGTAGCACCGCCAGATCTGGATGATATGACTTTATGGCAAATTGTTATAAACATACTGTCAGATCCCCCAAAAAGGAAAAAACGTAAAGACATCAATACTATTGAAGATGCTGTACGACTTCTACAGCAAAGCAAGAAAATAATGGTTCTTACAGGAGCtgga GTTTCAGTTTCATGTGGCATACCAGATTTTAGATCAAGAGATGGAATTTATGCACGCCTCGCAGTAGATTTTCCAGACCTTCCAAATCCTCAAGCCATGTTTGATATCGAATACTTCCGGAAAGACCCAAGaccattttttaaatttgcaaaG GAAATTTTCCCTGGACAGTTTCAGCCATCTCTCTGTCACAAGTTTATCGCCATGTTGGATAAGGAGGAAAAACTCCTCCGAAATTATACCCAAAATATAGATACACTGGAACAAGTTGCAGGAATTGAAAGAATTATACAGTGTCACG GTTCTTTTGCTATGGCATCTTGTCTAATATGTAAATACAAGGTTGACTGTGAAGCTGTCCGAGAAGACATTTTCAATCAG atcGTTCCAAGATGCCCAAGGTGTTCAGCAGATGAGCCTCTTGCCATTATGAAACCTGATATTGTGTTTTTTGGTGAAAATTTACCAGAGCAGTTCCACCGAGCCATGAAATACGACAAAAACGAGGTTGATCTCCTTATTGTTATTGGATCTTCATTGAAAGTAAGGCCAGTCGCTTTAATACCAA gtTCAATCCCTCATGAAGTGCCTCAGATTTTAATAAATAGAGAGCCATTGCCTCATCTTCATTTTGATATAGAACTGCTTGGGGATTGTGATGTTGTTATAAATGAGTTGTGTGAGAGACTAGATGGCAAATACAAACAACTTTGTTCGAGTTCTTTAAAACTTTCACAAATCACAGAAAAGCCTACTCGTCCTAACAAGATGCTTCCTGTTCTACCAGAGACTCTTCTATCTTCTTCCTTACACACGGGGTATGATTCAGGCAACTTGCTTCAACCTGATCCCTCACTGACTGAACCCAATAATAACTGCAAATTGTCAGAACCCAACAAGACCATGGAATGTTCAAAAGGCTGTGTTGTTGAAAATACTGCGACACTTAATGAAGAGAATACAGAAAGTCAAGGCACTCTTTCACAATCTGAACTTTCTGATTCCACTGAACGAGAAACGCAGCCTAGCAAAGAGGGGCAACCCGAAAAGTCTGAAAAAGAAAGTAGTGATCCATCCAAGAAGACAGTGGCAAACAAACTAGCAAAAGAGCAGATAAGCAAGCGCCTTGATG gtacacaatatttatttttatcaccgAATCGCTACATTTTCCATGGGGCAGAGGTTTTTTCAGATTCTGATGACGATTTGTCATCCAGTTCTTGTGGAACAAATAGTGACAGTGAATCTTTACACAGCCCGAGTTTACAAGAGCCGGTCGAAGAAGAAAGCGAGAATGAAGATTTCTACCATGTTAAATACGATAATGACTCTGATACAGAAAATAGGGTAGGCTTCGAAGATGAAGCCGGAACAGTTGTCATTTATGATGACGATTTAGCTAATGGTGGTTCGTCTGAAAAGGTATAA